A DNA window from Anas platyrhynchos isolate ZD024472 breed Pekin duck chromosome 33, IASCAAS_PekinDuck_T2T, whole genome shotgun sequence contains the following coding sequences:
- the LOC140000159 gene encoding uncharacterized protein: MDMEGAQEPQGDPERSPSPTMPLTPTRRSHQFLLTSSPTPEEASEGDEEGGMPPRQPSLVWQETWSSEGSDQPAEDSLLEEGYIADEDSILSEDSEGSLDDLLDVERSLPEDTALSEPTNTAQLLEDAGKAWKLCRDKAVKFIRAYVRGTEKDDEEQKMLFLSKICDLCRCVTERGVPMNLHGFCSKHKLVENIMALLEKEPVDSLRTAFRQKAMETVALLSNTVPTALRGEKESLLNMCCKSVFFLPPKSDMPETEGALYTKVYYESHGHHAGGLRTQLSQHQCQHRVGEYLGGLAFAKNFQRILSGHICRPLSTQQLLFSQALLDFALSKDPAVCERAVRRIERLGDFIISYFLSENSDDYEKYKHSYDDSRELYIPILGQLLGHLFIFFSGDESMRHAALDTLFRFLKILKETRESSQTKDMKNYGLLRVISKDSKPPFSIPSTPCEIAKGSRRAD, encoded by the exons ATGGATATGGAAGGAGCACAGGAGCCTCAAGGAGACCCTGAGCGCAGTCCAAGTCCCACAATGCCGCTGACACCCACGCGGAGGAGCCACCAGTTCCTCCTTACgagctctcccactccagaggaggcttctgaaggggatgaggagggaggcatgccccccaggcagcccagcctggtctggcaggagacctggtcttctgagggcagcgaccagccagcagaggacagcttgctggaagAAGGCTACATCGCAGATGAGGACAGCATCCTGTCTGAGGACAGCGAGGGGAGCCTGGACGACCTGCTGGATGTGGAACGCAGCCTGCCAGAGGACACGGCCCTGTCAGAGCCCACCAATACGGCCCAGTTGCTGGAGGATGCTG gtaaggcatggaaactgtgcagagacaaggccgtgaaattcatcagggcgtatgtcagaggcacagaaaag gacgacgaggagcagaagatgctgttcctcagcaaaatctgcgatctgtgcagatgtgtcacagagaggggtgtgccgatgaacttgcatggcttctgcagcaaacataagctggtggagaacatcatg gcgctgctggaaaaggagcccgtggacagcttgcgcacagcattccggcagaaggccatggagactgtcgccctcctcag caacaccGTACCAACAGCACTGCGTGGTGAAAAGGAGAGTCtcctaaacatgtgctgcaagagcgtcttctttctgcctcccaaGTCGGACATGCCAGAGACAGAAGGAGCGCTCTACaccaaggtat actatgaaagccatggacaccatgctggagggcttcgtacTCAACTGTCccaacaccagtgtcagcatagagttggagaatatcttggaggtttggcatttgcaaagaatttccaaagaatcctctcaggtcacatttgcagaccactgtcaacccagcaacttctcttctcgcaggcgctgctggacttTGCCCTCTCCAAAGACCcagctgtgtgtgagagagctgtgaggaggattgagaggctgggtgatttcatcatcagttattttttgagcgag aactcagatgactatgaaaaatacaagcacaGCTACGATGATTCCagagagctctacatccccatcctgggacagctgctgggccacctcttcattttcttcagtggcGATGAATCCATGAGACACGCAGCTTTGGATACTCTTTTTCGCTTCCTCAAAATCTTAAAGGAAacaagag